In Nostoc sp. CENA543, a single genomic region encodes these proteins:
- a CDS encoding amidohydrolase family protein, protein MDLATIPLIDQHAHNILQPEVAAQYPYAAAFTESYYPEIIHHHAHHTLFYRRSLRDIAALLNCEAEETTILARRESLGLEALTQIYFQAANLEAIYLDDGLQPETILPLSWHERFISVRRILRLEQLAEQLISQSPDFATFLDRFNSEIDPPPSGVVAFKSIACYRSGLHIQPVTPEVAATHFEQLKQFSTQPLRLTDKPLIDFLLQQALLVAAKYRLPVQLHTGYGDPDLDLRFANPLYLRHLLESPQYRHAPIVLLHASYPYMQEAGYLASVYPQVYVDFGLAIPFLSISGMREAIRQLLELTPTTKLMYASDAHSIPELYYLGAKWGRQLLKEVLEQAVIDSDITIAEAEAIAIAILRENALSLYQSVH, encoded by the coding sequence ATGGATTTAGCTACTATTCCCTTAATTGACCAACACGCTCACAACATATTACAACCAGAGGTAGCTGCTCAGTATCCTTATGCAGCAGCTTTCACTGAAAGTTATTATCCAGAAATTATTCACCACCATGCTCACCATACGTTGTTTTATCGGCGTAGTTTGCGGGATATTGCGGCGTTGTTGAACTGTGAAGCAGAAGAAACCACCATTTTAGCCAGGCGGGAAAGTTTAGGGTTAGAAGCACTCACACAGATTTATTTTCAGGCTGCTAATTTAGAGGCGATTTATTTGGATGATGGTTTACAGCCAGAAACTATCCTACCTCTGTCATGGCATGAAAGATTTATTTCTGTGCGACGAATTTTGAGATTAGAACAGTTAGCAGAACAGCTAATTTCCCAATCACCAGATTTTGCCACTTTCCTAGACAGATTTAACAGTGAAATTGATCCGCCACCATCTGGGGTAGTGGCTTTTAAAAGCATTGCTTGTTACCGGAGTGGGTTGCATATCCAACCTGTGACACCAGAAGTAGCGGCGACTCATTTTGAACAACTTAAACAATTCTCGACTCAACCTCTGCGACTCACAGATAAACCCCTGATTGATTTTTTGTTGCAACAGGCTTTATTAGTAGCAGCAAAATACCGTCTTCCTGTACAGTTACACACTGGCTACGGTGATCCCGATTTAGATTTACGGTTCGCTAATCCCTTATATCTGCGTCATTTATTAGAGTCGCCACAATATCGCCATGCACCAATAGTCTTACTACACGCTTCCTATCCTTATATGCAGGAGGCTGGTTATTTGGCTTCGGTATATCCGCAAGTCTATGTGGATTTTGGCTTGGCAATCCCTTTTTTAAGTATATCTGGAATGCGGGAAGCTATCAGACAATTATTGGAATTAACTCCTACTACCAAACTAATGTATGCTTCTGATGCTCATTCAATTCCAGAATTGTATTATTTGGGTGCAAAATGGGGTCGCCAACTGTTAAAAGAAGTGCTAGAGCAAGCAGTCATCGACTCTGATATTACCATTGCTGAAGCTGAGGCGATCGCTATAGCAATTTTACGTGAAAATGCTTTATCTCTTTATCAATCAGTGCATTAA
- a CDS encoding glutamine synthetase family protein, giving the protein MVEKNHPKKIRKFLQETGVKFVRFLWCDNANVIRGKAVHIEMLSHYFEHGVGISVGQQGVPVMYDAVVPETDLGPVGEIRLVADWSSLKPLPYAPGHARVMGNMIRNDVAWALCPRDFLKRMITAAKSQGLEVQAAFENEFYLLRPTPEGIIPGDRTVFASTQAMDLNCEVINAIADALIFQGIPVEQYYPESGPGQQEISMRYTDALQAADWQIAFRETVKAIAKRHNLTASFLPKIFPDAAGSGCHIHFSLWHHGKNLLPDPKGICGLSPTALQFMAGILHHLPALMALTTPSVNSYRRLRPHSWSGAFRCWGLDNREASVRVPSDPGLGCPTHLELKTVDAAANPYLALGAMIAAGLDGVQRGLTPPNPVNQDPGYLSIEERQAHGIDQLPENLGQAIAHLQQDDILLTALNPQLAKAFLAVRQAEWQAMKDWELQTEVDKLLDKY; this is encoded by the coding sequence ATGGTTGAAAAAAATCATCCCAAAAAAATACGGAAATTTTTGCAAGAAACAGGTGTAAAGTTCGTGCGGTTTCTGTGGTGTGATAATGCCAATGTGATTCGAGGCAAAGCTGTACACATAGAAATGCTTTCTCACTATTTTGAGCATGGGGTGGGTATTTCCGTCGGTCAGCAGGGAGTGCCTGTAATGTATGATGCCGTCGTCCCAGAAACGGATTTAGGCCCCGTCGGTGAAATTCGCTTAGTGGCCGATTGGTCTAGCTTAAAGCCTTTGCCTTATGCCCCTGGTCATGCTCGTGTTATGGGCAATATGATACGCAATGATGTGGCTTGGGCGTTATGTCCGCGTGACTTCTTAAAGCGGATGATTACCGCCGCTAAATCTCAAGGTTTGGAAGTACAAGCAGCCTTTGAAAATGAATTTTACTTGCTGCGACCCACACCTGAAGGGATTATTCCAGGCGATCGCACCGTTTTTGCCTCGACTCAGGCAATGGATCTTAACTGTGAAGTCATTAATGCGATCGCTGATGCACTTATCTTTCAGGGCATACCTGTAGAGCAATATTATCCTGAGTCTGGCCCTGGTCAGCAGGAAATCTCTATGCGCTACACCGATGCTTTACAAGCGGCTGACTGGCAAATTGCTTTTCGAGAAACTGTCAAAGCGATCGCCAAACGCCACAACCTCACCGCTTCTTTTTTACCCAAGATTTTCCCTGATGCGGCTGGTAGTGGTTGTCACATTCATTTTAGTTTGTGGCATCATGGCAAAAATCTCTTACCAGACCCAAAAGGTATTTGTGGTCTATCTCCCACCGCATTACAATTTATGGCTGGCATTCTGCACCACTTACCAGCACTGATGGCTTTAACTACTCCCAGTGTAAATTCCTATCGTCGCCTTCGTCCTCATAGTTGGAGTGGTGCTTTTCGCTGTTGGGGATTAGATAATCGAGAAGCATCTGTGAGAGTTCCTAGTGACCCTGGTTTGGGTTGTCCCACTCACTTAGAATTAAAAACTGTGGATGCTGCCGCTAATCCTTATTTAGCCTTGGGTGCAATGATTGCTGCCGGACTAGATGGTGTGCAGCGTGGTTTGACACCACCAAATCCTGTAAATCAAGACCCTGGATATTTATCAATAGAAGAACGTCAGGCTCATGGTATCGACCAATTACCAGAGAATTTAGGACAAGCGATCGCTCATCTCCAACAAGACGATATCCTATTAACAGCGTTAAATCCACAGTTAGCCAAAGCTTTTTTAGCCGTGCGTCAAGCAGAGTGGCAAGCTATGAAAGATTGGGAATTACAGACAGAAGTAGACAAATTATTAGATAAATACTAA
- a CDS encoding N-acetyltransferase, whose protein sequence is MTNVTVYVEDNPDPEDIRTVISKILQYNKGSYQDDDIAYPLGVFIRDAQGEIVGGLVGKTHWGWLFVSHLWVAESLRGQGYGKQLLLKAEQAAKKRGCSHAYLDTFSFQALGFYQSLGYQIFGVLPDYPPGHERYFLQKQIEN, encoded by the coding sequence ATGACAAATGTAACAGTATATGTAGAAGATAACCCTGATCCCGAAGATATTCGGACAGTAATCAGCAAAATCCTGCAATATAACAAAGGTAGTTACCAGGATGATGATATTGCTTATCCTCTAGGCGTTTTCATTCGGGATGCTCAAGGTGAAATTGTGGGTGGTTTAGTTGGGAAAACACATTGGGGATGGTTGTTTGTCTCCCACCTGTGGGTAGCTGAGTCTTTACGAGGTCAAGGTTATGGCAAGCAACTTTTACTGAAAGCTGAACAAGCCGCTAAAAAACGGGGTTGTAGTCACGCTTACCTAGATACATTTAGCTTTCAAGCCTTGGGTTTTTATCAAAGTTTGGGCTATCAAATATTTGGTGTCCTACCAGACTACCCGCCAGGACATGAGAGATATTTTTTGCAAAAACAGATTGAAAATTAA